The nucleotide sequence CCCCCCGCCCAGAATGCCAATGGTGGAACCGGGAGGAAGCGGAGCGAGGGACTGGGACAAGGGACTACTCGAGATCGGTTGGAAACTGCGGGACGGCCTGGGTCTGGCGGGCGCGGAAGGCGTCGAGCCGGTCGGCCAGATCGTCGTCATTGAGAGCGAGGACGGCGGCCGCGAGCAGCGCCGCATTGATCGCGCCGGGTTCGCCGATGGCCAGCGTGCCCACCGGAATGCCGCCGGGCATCTGCACGATGGAATGGAGGCTGTCCACCCCATTGAGCGCCTTGGAGCGCACCGGCACGCCGAACACCGGCAGCGGCGTCAGCGCGGCGATCATGCCCGGCAGATGGGCAGCCCCGCCGGCCCCGGCGATGATGATCTTGAACCCTTCTTCGCGGGCCGTGGTGGCAAAATCCACCATGCGCTCGGGCGTGCGATGCGCCGAAACGATGCGCGCCTCATATTCGACTTCGAGGGTTTCGAGGGTTTCAGCAGCCAGTTTCATTGTGGGCCAGTCCGACTGACTGCCCATGACGATGGCGACCTGTGGCTTGAGCATGGCGGTTTCTCCCCTGCCGCTCCGCAAAGCGCGCATCTAGCCCAGAATCAGCGACAACTCAAGGCGCTACGACCAGTTCAGGCGATGATGTCGGGCAGGAGAATATTCTCCAGCTGCACGATCCGGTCCTTGAGGGCGAGTTTGCGCTTCTTGAGACGCTGCACCAGCATGCGATCGGCAAAAGCCGAGTGGGTCAGCGTGGCGATGGCCGCGTCAAGATCGGCATGCTCCTGCCGCTTCGTAGCCAATTCAAGCCCGTATTGGGCTTCCTGTTCCTTGGAAAGCGAGAGCATCTGAATCCGGTATTTCGAGCGCCAGACATACCCTTGGTTAACTGATCACGGAAGGTTTTGCATCTGATTTCGCGGAGGGGTCCGTGAGCCATCGACAAAGCATGAATTATTTGTGACGATCCCCCTGTCCAAGACGCTGAAAGGAGTTGTTTATGACGACTGAAGGCCACATCGCGGCGCTGGAACGGCGCCATCAGGAACTGGACCGGCAGATTCAGGCAGAAATGCAGAACCGCCAATATGACGACCTGATGGTCAACACACTCAAACGAAAGAAATTGGAAGTTAAGGATCAACTCAGCCGCATGCAGAGCGCTGAGACGCATTAGTCCAAACGATCTTGTTTTAATCGATTAGGATCTGGGGTCGCGGTTTGCCGGGGCCCTTTTTGTTTGCCCAATACTCGCCGCCGTTAAAAATTCATTAGGCTTAACATCCTCTTAAGAACACCGCGCCACTCTCTTCCCAAAACGGCACAAGCCGATTCGTGCCCCCGAGACCTGGAGTTTGGATGACGCGCGTTCTCGTAGTCGATGACGATCCCGTTCAGTTGCGCCTCACGGCGGAAGTGGCCAATCGCGCCGGCTTCAAGCCGATCACCGCCACGGGGGGCGAACAGGCCCTCTCCATTCTTCGCGACGACCGCAATATCGGGGTGATGATCCTCGATCTGGTCATGCCCGATCTCGACGGCATGGGCGTGATGGCCGCCATGCGCCAGGAGGGGCTGACCACTCCGGTCATCATCCAGACCTCCACTGCCTCGCTCGACACCGTCATCTCGGCCATGCGCCAGGGCGCGGCGGACTATTTCGTCAAGCCAGTGTCCCCCGAGCGGCTGGTCATCTCGCTGCGCAACACGATGAAGCTCGAAACGCTCGAGGCCGCCATCCGCGCCGAGCAGGCGCGCAAATCGGGCACCTTCACCCGCTCCGACATGATCGCCTCGGCCCCCTCCATGGCGCGCGTCCTGACGCTCTGCGCCAAGGCGGCCAAGAGCCCGATCCCCGTCCTCATCGAGGGCGAGACCGGCGTCGGCAAGGAGCTTGTCGCCCGCATCATCCAGGGCACGGGCGAACGAGCCGGAAAACCCTTCGTCACCGTCAACTGCGGCGCCATCCCGCCAAACCTGGTTGAGTCCGTCCTCTTCGGCCACAAGAAGGGTGCCTTTACCGGCGCCTATGCCGACCAACCCGGCAAATTTGCCGAGGCCCATGGCGGGACGCTGTTCCTCGACGAAGTCGGCGAACTGCCGCTCGACA is from Devosia sp. SD17-2 and encodes:
- a CDS encoding DUF465 domain-containing protein codes for the protein MLSLSKEQEAQYGLELATKRQEHADLDAAIATLTHSAFADRMLVQRLKKRKLALKDRIVQLENILLPDIIA
- the purE gene encoding 5-(carboxyamino)imidazole ribonucleotide mutase yields the protein MLKPQVAIVMGSQSDWPTMKLAAETLETLEVEYEARIVSAHRTPERMVDFATTAREEGFKIIIAGAGGAAHLPGMIAALTPLPVFGVPVRSKALNGVDSLHSIVQMPGGIPVGTLAIGEPGAINAALLAAAVLALNDDDLADRLDAFRARQTQAVPQFPTDLE
- a CDS encoding DUF465 domain-containing protein, giving the protein MTTEGHIAALERRHQELDRQIQAEMQNRQYDDLMVNTLKRKKLEVKDQLSRMQSAETH
- a CDS encoding sigma-54 dependent transcriptional regulator — translated: MTRVLVVDDDPVQLRLTAEVANRAGFKPITATGGEQALSILRDDRNIGVMILDLVMPDLDGMGVMAAMRQEGLTTPVIIQTSTASLDTVISAMRQGAADYFVKPVSPERLVISLRNTMKLETLEAAIRAEQARKSGTFTRSDMIASAPSMARVLTLCAKAAKSPIPVLIEGETGVGKELVARIIQGTGERAGKPFVTVNCGAIPPNLVESVLFGHKKGAFTGAYADQPGKFAEAHGGTLFLDEVGELPLDTQVKLLRALQEGEIEPVGATRPERVNVRVISATNRRLLNLAKSGEFREDLFYRLNVFPIYMPPLRERMEDLSALVNHFIARFAAEAGKRVLGITPPALDLLSSYDWPGNVRQLENAVYRAVVLTDGAFLEVPDFPQILAQQNGRDDVLRSVEARPVLASPIHIDSAPPRERIAASPEPARDRFLTETGELQTLAAIEREAIAFAIDYHGGRMSRVARALGIGRSTLYRKLHEYGLAEGLINDAA